One region of Chryseobacterium sp. C-71 genomic DNA includes:
- a CDS encoding porin family protein, with amino-acid sequence MKKLFYITFVFALILSLKLNAQDLNIQDSIEKFQFRVTAGLNVGGLTPIPLPNNIRKVKSYNPRFNPSLGIEGLYQFHKKWSVGINPRVEYKGMKVKDSVLYFHTMIQQGEGPSAASFEGDFTGTNYTEAKNLYLGVPVFVQFTPQKKWHYRLGGYIAFLLKPEFQGNVSDGYIRNGGSKGEKVPISSATFDFSDKIEKFDYGLYGGINRDICDRFSLDLSLQWGLGSAFPSSFTGISFPMHNVFAQIGGGYRF; translated from the coding sequence ATGAAAAAGTTATTTTACATTACGTTTGTTTTTGCTTTAATCCTAAGCTTAAAACTCAATGCACAGGATTTAAATATCCAAGATAGTATTGAAAAATTCCAGTTCAGAGTAACGGCAGGTCTCAATGTAGGAGGACTGACGCCGATTCCTCTTCCCAACAATATAAGAAAGGTTAAAAGTTATAATCCGAGATTCAATCCATCACTCGGAATAGAAGGTTTGTATCAATTCCATAAAAAATGGAGTGTAGGGATCAACCCGAGAGTAGAATACAAAGGAATGAAAGTGAAAGATAGTGTCCTTTATTTCCACACAATGATTCAGCAGGGCGAAGGTCCTTCAGCTGCTTCATTTGAAGGAGATTTTACTGGAACCAATTATACCGAGGCGAAAAATCTCTATCTCGGCGTTCCTGTATTTGTGCAATTTACTCCACAAAAAAAATGGCATTACCGATTGGGAGGTTATATTGCATTTCTTCTAAAACCAGAATTTCAAGGCAACGTTTCAGATGGTTACATAAGAAACGGTGGTTCTAAAGGTGAAAAAGTCCCTATTTCATCTGCAACTTTTGACTTTTCAGATAAGATCGAAAAGTTTGACTACGGTTTGTACGGAGGAATCAATAGAGATATTTGCGATCGATTTTCTCTGGATCTCAGCCTGCAATGGGGATTGGGATCTGCTTTTCCTTCATCATTTACAGGGATCAGTTTCCCGATGCATAATGTGTTTGCACAGATCGGCGGTGGTTACAGGTTTTAA
- a CDS encoding PCMD domain-containing protein, which yields MKNLFYLILMYFTLGSCIREAPLNPEADIEEFNIDAQFLSSSTIIDQANSKILIYLKPDAYQSGVSPALKLSKGATVSPASGTLVNFSQPVFYTVKSESGENLKTYEVDVVEIGNWTFNFETWTENAQNKYEYPLDNNVQLWSSGNPGAALAGVMQQTDAYPTKSTINGLNGTKAAEMRTIPGTTLSEFLGIKLIPGSFFLGDFNSNQALINPLAATEFGQPYFQLPEKFTGYYTYTPGGNFQDQNGNTVPGQTDRFSLYAVLYNGPTRLNGTNINTSDQVIARAKLPNTTAPTAFTRFEVPFNYIPGKTPGNNLMVAIVASSSYQGDQYRGAIGSKLTVDSLRIIAK from the coding sequence ATGAAAAACTTATTTTATCTTATTTTAATGTATTTTACTTTGGGGTCTTGCATACGAGAAGCTCCGCTGAATCCCGAGGCGGATATAGAAGAATTCAATATTGACGCTCAGTTTTTGTCTTCATCTACCATTATAGATCAGGCAAACAGTAAGATACTGATTTATCTGAAGCCCGATGCTTACCAGAGTGGAGTTTCACCTGCTTTAAAGCTTTCGAAAGGAGCAACGGTGAGTCCGGCATCCGGCACATTAGTCAATTTCTCGCAACCTGTTTTTTATACGGTAAAGTCAGAGTCCGGTGAGAATCTAAAAACCTATGAAGTCGATGTAGTAGAAATCGGAAACTGGACTTTTAACTTCGAAACATGGACGGAGAACGCTCAGAACAAATACGAATATCCGCTTGACAATAATGTTCAGTTGTGGTCATCAGGAAATCCCGGTGCTGCGTTGGCAGGAGTTATGCAGCAGACAGATGCCTACCCAACAAAGTCAACCATCAATGGGTTAAACGGAACAAAAGCTGCTGAGATGCGCACCATTCCGGGAACGACATTGTCTGAATTTTTAGGGATAAAACTAATTCCGGGATCTTTCTTTTTGGGTGATTTTAATTCTAATCAGGCACTCATCAATCCACTTGCTGCTACAGAATTCGGGCAGCCGTACTTTCAGCTTCCGGAAAAATTTACCGGTTATTACACATACACACCAGGTGGCAATTTCCAGGATCAAAATGGAAACACAGTACCAGGACAGACCGACAGATTCTCGCTGTATGCAGTTTTATATAATGGACCTACGAGGTTAAACGGTACAAACATCAATACTTCTGATCAGGTAATAGCAAGAGCCAAACTTCCGAATACGACTGCTCCTACAGCGTTTACACGATTTGAAGTTCCTTTTAACTATATTCCAGGGAAAACTCCGGGTAATAATCTGATGGTTGCTATCGTAGCTTCATCAAGCTATCAAGGTGATCAGTATCGTGGTGCAATTGGAAGCAAATTGACGGTTGACAGTTTAAGAATTATAGCTAAATAA
- a CDS encoding pitrilysin family protein, with the protein MKKVFISLSLFFVINAMAQKFDTQTVTDGQGYTYETVKNDLAGVRVYTLKNGLKVYLAKNDDAPRIQTYVPVRTGSNNDPSDNTGLAHYLEHMVFKGTSHLGTQDWAKEKVLLQQISDLYEQHKAEKDPEKKKLLYKKIDEVSQEASKYAIANEYDKAISSLGATGTNAHTWLDETVYKNNIPANELEKWLKIEKERFSELVLRLFHTELEAVYEEFNRAQDNDSRLVNYALMEALFPKHPNGQQTTIGTSEHLKSPSMVAIHKYFDTYYVPNNMAVVLVGDLDFDKTIKLVDQYFGTFKYKELPMKKMVSEEPMTQVVSRTVKSPSAPRMTMAWRSDSYGTKDARLASMVGEILSNSGDAGLIDLNISQKQKVLSAGAYESPYKTYGAFTLYVVPKDGQSFDEAKKLLLEQLDLIKKGQFPDWMMKAIVNDMKVQRMKGWETADGLATTLYNAYINERTWQQELDEINDYEKITKADIVKFANEFFKDNYVVVYKEKGVNDKLVRVQNPAITPIKLNREAQSPFLKDILATKAGDIKPQFIDYKTAIATSEIKDKKVSFVQNKYNKVAQVNYIFPFGSDNDKELSLGVSVLQYLGTDKYTPEQLKEEFYKLGISNNFRTSNDQTIITLSGLEENMKKGVELMNHWMTNVKADKAIYDQTVKTILESREVAKKDKGRIMAALSNYAKYGKDSRMTDIISKQRLESINVNELMSKIKTLNQYPYEIFIYGEDQKGLEKAVKPFVENTKLQPAKAKIYAEPATEGKVYFTAYDMVQMEMAKVAKGSNVNLSNFGKANVFNEYFGRGLSSIVFQEIRESKSLAYSAYVSYATASEKNHPNYVTNYIGTQANKLPLAVSAMNDLMADFPQVPAQFENSKGSALKQIASNRINRTSIFYNQLALKKLGVDYDIRKDVYAEIQNLSLPQLTSFYNSDIKPLKYNTAIIGKKENLDMESINKMGEFKEVTLEEIFGY; encoded by the coding sequence ATGAAGAAAGTTTTTATTTCTCTATCACTCTTTTTCGTAATCAATGCAATGGCGCAGAAATTCGATACACAAACAGTGACCGATGGTCAGGGTTATACGTATGAAACTGTAAAAAATGATCTGGCAGGCGTAAGAGTCTATACCTTAAAAAACGGATTGAAAGTTTATCTGGCAAAGAACGACGATGCTCCGAGAATTCAAACCTATGTGCCAGTGAGAACGGGTTCAAATAATGATCCAAGTGATAACACAGGTCTTGCACATTACCTTGAGCATATGGTTTTCAAGGGAACTTCTCATTTGGGAACTCAGGATTGGGCAAAAGAAAAAGTTTTGTTGCAGCAGATTTCTGATCTTTACGAGCAGCACAAAGCAGAAAAAGATCCTGAAAAGAAAAAATTACTTTACAAAAAGATCGATGAGGTTTCTCAGGAAGCTTCAAAATATGCGATTGCAAACGAATATGACAAAGCAATTTCATCTTTGGGAGCAACAGGAACCAACGCTCATACTTGGCTTGACGAAACGGTTTACAAAAATAACATTCCTGCTAATGAGCTTGAAAAATGGTTAAAAATAGAAAAAGAACGTTTCTCAGAATTGGTTCTTCGTCTTTTCCATACAGAGTTGGAGGCAGTTTATGAAGAATTCAACAGAGCTCAGGATAACGACAGCCGTTTGGTAAATTATGCTTTAATGGAAGCTCTTTTTCCTAAACATCCAAATGGTCAGCAAACGACAATCGGTACTTCAGAACATTTGAAGAGCCCTTCAATGGTTGCAATCCACAAGTATTTTGACACATATTATGTGCCTAATAATATGGCGGTTGTATTGGTTGGAGACTTAGATTTCGACAAAACGATAAAATTAGTTGATCAGTATTTCGGGACGTTCAAATACAAAGAACTTCCGATGAAGAAAATGGTCTCTGAAGAGCCAATGACACAGGTTGTCAGCAGAACAGTGAAAAGTCCGTCTGCACCGAGAATGACCATGGCGTGGAGATCTGATTCTTATGGAACAAAAGATGCAAGATTGGCAAGCATGGTTGGTGAAATTTTAAGCAACAGCGGAGATGCAGGTTTAATAGATTTAAATATCAGCCAAAAGCAGAAAGTCTTAAGCGCAGGAGCTTACGAATCTCCTTATAAAACGTACGGAGCATTTACATTATACGTTGTTCCAAAAGATGGACAGAGCTTTGATGAGGCGAAAAAATTGTTGTTGGAGCAGTTAGATTTAATCAAAAAAGGTCAGTTTCCGGATTGGATGATGAAAGCGATCGTCAATGATATGAAAGTACAGCGTATGAAAGGTTGGGAAACTGCTGATGGTTTAGCAACTACTTTGTACAACGCATATATCAACGAAAGAACATGGCAACAGGAATTAGACGAGATTAACGATTACGAAAAAATAACCAAAGCAGATATTGTAAAATTTGCAAATGAGTTTTTCAAAGATAATTATGTGGTCGTTTATAAAGAAAAAGGAGTGAATGACAAATTGGTTCGTGTGCAAAATCCTGCGATCACACCAATTAAACTCAACAGAGAAGCTCAGTCACCTTTCCTGAAAGATATTCTGGCAACAAAAGCGGGAGACATCAAACCTCAGTTTATAGATTACAAAACGGCAATCGCTACTTCTGAAATCAAAGACAAAAAGGTAAGTTTCGTTCAGAATAAATACAATAAAGTCGCTCAGGTCAATTATATTTTCCCTTTCGGGTCAGATAATGACAAAGAATTGAGCCTTGGTGTAAGCGTTCTACAATATCTTGGAACCGATAAATATACTCCTGAACAGTTGAAAGAAGAATTCTATAAATTAGGAATTTCAAACAATTTCAGAACTTCAAATGACCAAACCATCATCACTTTGAGCGGATTGGAAGAAAACATGAAGAAAGGAGTAGAGCTAATGAACCACTGGATGACCAACGTAAAAGCCGACAAAGCAATCTATGACCAGACGGTAAAAACAATTCTGGAATCCAGAGAAGTTGCCAAAAAAGACAAAGGCAGAATCATGGCAGCACTTTCCAACTATGCGAAATACGGGAAAGACTCAAGAATGACGGATATTATTTCTAAACAACGTTTAGAAAGCATCAACGTCAATGAATTGATGTCTAAGATTAAAACTTTAAACCAATATCCTTACGAGATTTTCATCTACGGTGAAGATCAAAAAGGTTTGGAAAAAGCCGTAAAACCTTTCGTTGAGAATACCAAGCTGCAGCCTGCAAAAGCAAAAATATACGCAGAGCCTGCTACTGAAGGTAAAGTGTATTTCACTGCTTACGATATGGTGCAGATGGAAATGGCTAAAGTTGCCAAAGGCAGCAATGTCAACCTTTCAAACTTCGGTAAGGCCAATGTATTTAATGAATACTTCGGACGTGGTTTGTCGTCTATCGTTTTCCAGGAGATCAGAGAAAGTAAGTCATTGGCGTATTCTGCGTATGTTTCTTACGCAACGGCTTCTGAAAAAAATCACCCGAACTATGTAACGAATTACATTGGAACTCAGGCTAACAAATTGCCTCTTGCCGTAAGTGCAATGAATGATTTGATGGCAGATTTCCCACAAGTTCCGGCACAATTTGAAAATTCTAAAGGTTCAGCATTGAAGCAGATCGCATCAAACAGGATCAACAGAACCAGTATTTTCTATAATCAATTGGCACTGAAAAAATTGGGCGTTGATTATGATATCAGAAAAGATGTGTATGCAGAAATTCAGAATTTAAGTTTACCTCAATTGACAAGCTTTTACAATTCAGACATCAAACCGTTGAAATACAACACCGCCATCATCGGGAAAAAAGAAAACCTGGATATGGAATCGATCAACAAAATGGGTGAATTCAAAGAAGTGACCCTTGAAGAAATCTTCGGATATTAA
- a CDS encoding VOC family protein translates to MKTKTIWANFAVDNLDRTTEFYNSLGFKSNGRSDELTSFFFGENEFVIHFFLKDVLEKNTNVSFANNQNSNEILFSMLAETKDEVDQWAETVRKAGGKIESEPKEFGDNYYGFVFSDPDGHKFNVFKM, encoded by the coding sequence ATGAAAACAAAAACGATCTGGGCAAATTTTGCCGTAGATAATCTTGATCGAACTACAGAGTTTTACAATTCGTTGGGATTTAAATCAAATGGAAGATCTGATGAATTGACCAGTTTTTTCTTTGGAGAAAACGAGTTCGTCATTCATTTTTTCCTGAAAGATGTATTGGAGAAAAATACAAACGTTTCATTTGCAAATAATCAAAATTCCAATGAAATTCTTTTTTCTATGTTGGCAGAAACTAAAGATGAAGTTGATCAATGGGCAGAAACTGTAAGAAAAGCAGGAGGAAAAATTGAGTCTGAACCGAAAGAGTTTGGTGACAACTATTATGGTTTTGTATTTTCAGATCCTGACGGACATAAATTTAATGTGTTTAAAATGTAG